ACGGTTCGCCGAAAGGAATTCGGTATACCGCTCGGCATCCTCCGGGGATAGGAGAACGATCGTCCCTTGGTCGCGCAGATCTACTTTCATCCCCGATTCGACTTCAACTTCGTACGCGAATTCGGGATACATCCGCGCGCTCGCCGTGGCGAGAGGCTGGAGTGCCGTCGGCGTTTCGAGGCCGCAGTCGACTAGCATGCCGCCGGCGGCGTGCGAGGCTTCTCGGCCGGGTTCTCCCCGCTCGATTACGAGCACGGTTGCGCTGCGTTTGCGCAGTTCGATGGCGAGCGAGAGGCCGATGACGCCGCCGCCGACGATGATGACGTCCCAGGTCTTCACATGAGCATTGTAAAAGAGCAGGTTTCAGCGGCATCCTATTCTTATAGGTGGACGGAAGAACAGGGCGATCATAGTTCTATAGGGTCAGAGTTCTACAAATTAAGAGGCAACGCCATGAAGGAGCAAGGACGCAATCACGTCGACCGCAAGCTCAGTGAGTCCGACGGAACGCCCGACAAGCCAGCGACCGGAGTCTCGGGAGAATTTGTCACCGAGGCGTTCGAATACGGCGGTGGAAGGCTTGTTACGGTGTACGTTCCGCCTGAGCCGCCGAAAGCAATTGTCTTCGCCGGCGACGGGCAGAGAATCGCGAAGTGGGGCAGGTTGCTCGAGAAGGCCGACGTACCGTCCACAATGATCGTCGGTGTACATGGGCTGATCGATGAGATGCCGCGGATCCATGAGTATTCACCGGGCTTTGAGCCGGAGCGGTTCGCGGCACATGAGAAGTTCTTCGTCGAAGACGTTCGCCGCTGGACGGAGTTGCGGTTTGGCGTAGCGCTGCCCGCTGAACGTACCGCAGTGTTCGGCGTGTCGGCGGGTGGAGAGCTGGCCCTCGCTCTTGGGCTTCGGCATCCAGATCTCTACGGTGTGGTCTTCTGCGCCTCGCCTGGCGGCGGTTACAAGCCGACTGGCGTTATGCCGAGTCCGCTTCCGCGCACCTACCTTGTCGCTGGCACGCAGGAGCCGTTCTTCCTCGAAAACGCAAGGAGGTGGGCGGACGCGCTGCGCGATGCAGGCGCGGATGTCGTCATGAACGAGCGAGCTGGTTCGCATGGTGGCGCATTTTGGCGAGAAGAGTTCCCGCTGATGGTGGCGTGGGCATTCGGACGATGATGCATCTCGGTGTCTCATCGGCTGTGTGAGGATGACAGCCGACTCGCAGCTGCATAGAATGGCTGGCATGAGAAAGTCATGGGTTATTGGGGCAGTGCTGGCGATGCTTGCGATGTCGGGCATGGCCATGGGGCAAAAGGATAAGGACGAAGAGGCCACGTCGTTCATCTATTTTCTCGTGGTCAAGGATGACAGCGGGAAACCGGTGCGGAACGCCGCAGTCATCATGCATCCGGTGAACGACAAGGGCAAGCAGAGCCGCGGAGGCATGGAGTTGAAGACCGACGCGGAGGGAAAAGCGAGCTTTGACGGCATTCCCTTAGGCATGCTGCGAGTGCAGGTGCTGGCGCACGGATTTCAGACGTTCGGAGAAGATTACGACGTCGAGAAGGCCAAGACGGAGATCACGGTTAAGCTGAAGCGTCCCCAGGATCAGTTCACGGTGTATGGCGAGGGGGCGAAGGACCAGAATTCGCCGGCGAAGCCAGACGCACCTCCGCCGGATCCGAATAAAAAGCCCAATTAGATTCGCACCCCCGGCTGAGAGAAATGCTCGTTGAAGGAGTAAGGCGCATGGATTACTTATTGAAAACGGAACCCTCGACGTATTCGTTTGCAGATTTGCAGCGCGAGAAGACCACGATTTGGGACGGCGTGTCGAACCCCGTAGCATTGAAGAATCTGCGGGGAATGAAGCCGGGTGAGCGGCTGGTGATTTATCACACGGGCGATGAGAAGAGCGCGGTGGGAACGGCGACGGTGGTTTCGGTCGATGCCTCGGATGCGAAGAAGAATCCGCAGGTAAAAATTAAAGTTGGCAAAGCCAATGCGAAGCCAGTGACGCTGGCGGAGGCAAAGGCGAATCAGTTGTTTGCTGAATCTCCGTTGGCGCGGCAGGGAAGGTTGAGCGTGGTGCCGCTGAACGAGGCGCAGTTTAGGTTTCTGACGGGGGAGTAAAAGTCAAGAGCCCCACTTCTCACGCCAACGACGCGTGAAAAATGGGGCACCTGTTCCCGCAGGGCTTCCGCGCTTTCTTTTCGATCCCGGTGCGCTTACGACGCGCGGGCTTCGCGGCGGATCAGGTTTGAGTCGAGCAAATATCCCAGGCCAAGGGTGAAGGGGATGGCGCCGAAGGCGGCTACGATTTGGGCGTCGGGCTCGACTCTGGCAATAATGCTGAAGGTCAACATGAAGCCGACGGCGCCGGCGATCAGCAGGATTCCGGCGCGACGGGAGTGGGCGGCCTGGGAAAGATCGGGCTCCATGGGGACGGCTACTCCCCTCTGCATCGCCGCGAGACGTTCCTCCGTGCGCAGTTTGCGCACGCGGTAAAAGGTGTACATTCCTAGTACAGCCGTGGGCATACCGAAAATCATGACAATCGCTGCGAGACCGGTGATTCCGTCCATGGTAGTTCTCCCTTCTGTGGCGCTGGGCGCCGGAGATGCTGAGATGGGTTTCAACGCTTCGATGGCTGCGTTCATGGAGACATACGGTTGGTTGGGCCGGAAAGTTCCGTTGCGGGCCAACTCTGGCGAGAGCGGATGCTTCCAAACAAGGGCAAGCCTCTGCTTGGGACTTTTCGGGATCACGCTTCTGGAGACCAGATGAAAATTGGAAAGTGGAATGGAAATTTTTCGAAGGCAGCGGTCTGTCTGCTCCTACCTTTGGCCTGTGCATCGCTCGGTCCATTACTCTGTCAATCGCTCTGGGCGCAGACGACCAAGGAAAAAATCATGGTCGACGATGTGGAGCGCGGTTACGTGATCCGTCTGCCGAAGGGCTACGAAGCGCAGCAACATTATCCGGTAGTGATTCTGCTGCATGGCTTGAATCAGGATGCGGACGATATTCAGCGGCTGACGCGGTTCGATGAGCTGGCGGACAAGGATGGCGTGATTACGGTTTATCCCTTTGCGTTGCATGGGCGCTGGAATGTGGGAGTGCGGCCGACAGCGCAGCAGCGGCCGATGGGGATGGGACCGAGGCGCCGTGGTTATGGCTATCCTGGTGGCGGCGGTTACCCCGGGGGTGGTGGGGGTTATCCCGGCGGAGGGTATCCGGGCAGCGGGGGACAGCGCCGGGGCGAGGAACCGAACGAGCAGAGACAGCCGACGCCCACCGATGACATTGGATTCTTTAACCAACTGCTGGATGAGGTCGGCAAGAAGTTTTCGGCGGATCCGGCACGAATCTATGTAGCGGGATTGTCCGACGGCGGCTTCATGAGCATGCGGCTGGGATGCGCCTTGGGTGACCGTTTTGCCGCCGTGGCCGCTGTGGGTGCGGCGATGCCGAAGACCATGATTTGTGTGCCCACCCGACCGGTGCCGATGTTGATGATCAATGGCACATCGGACCCGGTGGTTCGCTATGACGGCGGCACGGAGAAGAATCGGAGCCTCTCCACGATTTCCGTGGAAGATAGCGCCAAGGCGTGGGCGAAGATTGACCGCTGCCAGGAGAAACCGGAAAAGAGCAAATTACCGCCGAAAGCAAAGGGTGGAATGGAAACCAAGGTGGACACCTACAACGGCTGCCAGCAGAATGCGCAAGTGGTGCTTTACAGCGTGAAGGGCGCGGGAAATACCTGGCCAGGCGGCGAGCAGTATGAGGCGGAGAACACGATCGGCAAGACCAGCCAGGATCTGAATGCCAACGAGGTGATCTGGAGTTTCTTTGCTACTCGGAAACTGCCGGAGGCGGAGAAGAAGTAGGGTTTATTTTGTCGTCGTGCTGAACGGAGATTGCAGTTCGCTTCGCGAACTGCAATCCGTAGTCGAAGCATCCATATATGAGTCATCTATGCGGCTGGCATTTTTTCCGGAGGCAGGGATCCTTCGACGGCGCGTGAAGTGCGCTTAGGCGCGCACTTCACGCGCCGCTCGGATGACATTCCGTAACATGACTGCTCATCCCAAAACAGGTGCGATCTACCGTTCGCGTCCGCGAAGCACGGGCGGCGTCAAGCCGGTATAGTCGCCGATCACTTTTGCGTCGTAGGGGCCGTTCAGCATGTTGAATCCATTGCCTGCGACTGCAATGATTCCCTGACTCCAGACGATGTTCTGAGCGGAGTCGATTTCAATGACTTGCATGTTGTTCTGGTCGCTGATCAGGATGTTGCCATTCTTCAGTTGCACCGCCCGGCTCGGAGCGGGATTGGAGACGCTGCCGGAGCGCGCATTCGTGTAATAGGTCCAGAGAATCTTGCCGCTGGAATCTACGTCGAGGATGCGGTTGTTGCCGCCATCGGTGATGAGCGTGCTGCCATCGGGCAGGCGACTGGCGAAGGCCGCGGCATTGAGTTCGCTGCAACTGGCGCAGCCATACTTCCAAACAATCTGCTTCTTGCGATTCACCTCGATGACGCGGTTGTTGCTTTCGTCGGCGATCAGGATGTTCCCGTTGCCGAGCAACTCGGCGCTGTTGGGATTATTGAGCTGATCGGGTCCGGCTCCGGTTACGCCCGTCTGGCCGTACTGCCAGACAATTTGCTTGTCCGGAGTTACTTCGATAACGCGCGCGTTGCCCTGATCGGTGATCAGGATGTGATGGTTAGGGAGATAGGTATTCTGCACCGGTGCGTTGAGCTCATCCGGGCCAGAGCCGGTGACGCCCGCCTTGCCGTATTGCCAGACGATGATTCCTTTGGGATTTACCAGCATCACGCGGTTGTCGGGACATCCGTTAGGGCACGTGGGCTCGGCGCCTGCGGGAACGCCGGTGCCGGCAATCAGCGTGATCGCGCCAATGCGTTGCGCGTCGTTTACGCCGACGACCGAGTGAGGTCCGGCGACACTGGAACCGTCCCCGAAGGTCCAGACCACAGCGTGATTATCGGGATTCACTTCGATCAGGCGATTGTTGTACTGGTCGGAGATGAGAACATTTCCGGGAGTGTTGAAGCCGTTTCCCTGGGCGTGGGCCGAGAGCGTGCTGGCGGCGATGAGCGAAGCTGCACAGGCCCAGATTTTCAGGCGAGACAAATTCATGACAATCCTCCGATGGCGATGCCAATCCGATTGGCCGTTACGATTTCCGCGCCGCCTCCGGCAAAACGAGCGCCAGGATAGGCATTTGCGGATGCATGCGCGGTCGGCAGAAATTCGCCGCGAACTGGAAGTGAGTGTGCAGGCATAGCGGAAAGGAATTGTCAGCGGCATGTCAAAAACGTGTCACTTCTTCGCAGTAGTCGCTCTTTGCGCACTTTGCGGCGGTGCTTGGAGTTCTTTGCGGTTAGGGGGTTGATCTTGCGGGAAGCAGAAGCGAAAGCGTGAACGCAAAGGGCGCTAAGAAATTCCGCAAAGAACGCCAAGATCTGAAGGACGCATTGCACGGACGCGATCAGCGAGACTGTCGAGTGCGATTGTCTTCAACCGATGGACTTTCGCAATTCACGGCGGAGGATTTTTCCCGATGCGGTCTTGGGAACAGAATCGACAAACCGCACTTCGCGCGGTTGCTTGTAATGCGCGAGGCGGTCGGCGACGAAGGCGCAGAGTTCGTCTTTCAGCTTCTGTTGTTCGACAAAGCCGTGGCGTAGCGCGACGAAGGCCATAGGGACTTCTCCGGCGGCATTATCAGGGCGGCCAATTACGCCGCATTCTTTTACCGCCGGATGCTCGAGCAAAACGGCCTCGACCTCGGCGGGAGCCACGGCGAAACCCTTGTACTTGATCATTTCTTTACAGCGGTCGACGACGCGGTAGAAGCCTTTCAGGTCGCGCGTAACGACATCGCCGGACCAATACCATCCGTCGCGCAAAACCGCGGCAGTGGCTTGCGGCTCGTTCCAGTAGCCGAGCATGAATTGCGGTCCGCGCATCACGAGTTCGCCGGGCTGGCCGGAGGCAGCCTCGATAAGATCGTCGGGCGTGTCGGAGAGATCGATATCGGCCTGAGTGAGCACGCGGCAATCGGTTTCGGCGAGAGGATGACCGATGGAGTCGGGATGATAAAGCTCGGGTTCGAGGAAGCCGACGTGGGTGACGGGCGAGGCTTCGGTCATGCCGTACCCCTGACACACGAGAATACCGGTGAGCGCAGTGAAGCGGCGGGCGAGTTCGGGAGCAAGAGGTGCGGCTCCGGATTTGGCCCAGCGGACTTTGTGATCGCGAGGAAACTCCGCGGCTTCGGCGGCCTGGCATAGAGCATTCATCGCAGGCGGGACGAGAGGCATCATCGTGATGGCTTCGTCAATCAGAATTTTGGTGAGCAACGGCACGCTGAAGCGCGGCACGAGGACGAGTGTCGCGCCAAGGATCAGCGCAGGATTCAGAATCACATTCAGCCCGTAGATGTGGTAAAGCGGAAGGCAGCAGAGGATGTGGTCGTTGCCGTTGAGATGCGAAGCATTCGGTCCGACGAATTGATAGACGTTGGCCACAAGATTGTAATGCGAGAGCATGACTCCTTTGGGCAGACCAGTAGTGCCGCTGGAGTAGGGAAGCGCCGCGAGAGTGATATCGGAGGGCTGACCGGGCTTGCTGAATGCAGCCGTCGTGGGGCGGAGCAGATTGGCGAAAGGCTCGGCGCCTGGCGCGCCCTGGCGCGTGGTGTAAACACGTTGGAGTTTCGGCAGGTCCGCCAGATTGATGCCTTGGATGAAGCAACCGTCGGTGATCAGCAGAATTGCGCCGGAGTTTTCCAACTGATAGCGGACTTCGCGCTCGCGGTAAGTAGGATTGAGGAGCGTGGGAATGGCTCCGGCAAGCTGCGCGGCATGAAAAGTTACACAGAACTCCCACGAGTTCGCCAGGAAGATGGCGATTACGTCGCCGGGTCTGACTCCGAGATGAACCAGGGAGCGCGCTACGGACTCGACGAGCTCTCCGTATTCGGCGTAGGTGAGACGGCGGGCGCAGGAGCTGTCCACCAGCGCGGTCTTTGGCGCATTGCGACGGCAGGATTCGAGCACGAGCTCGTGGAGAAAAAGATCGTGGGGGTCGGCGTAAAGTTGAGTGCGCAACATTCTGGAAAGATGCCGGCAGAAATTGTACTGGAAAGAGCTGAGTGCGACGTAGTTGCTTCTCGGGAGACTTCAGCTTGGCAGCTCAACTTGCCAGTCGGCGCAGGAACTCCTGCTCATCCATGTGATACTTGAAGGCTTTACGGCCATCGATAAAAATAACAGGGACTTCGTCGGTGTATTGGCGGCGGAGGTCATGGTCCGCGTCGACGTCGATTTCCTGCCAGGTGAAGCCGCCGCGGCGCGAGAGCTTGGATAGACTTTCTTTTACGACTTCGCACAGATGACATCCCTTGCGGGAGTAAACCACGACGGTGCGGGAGTCGGACATGTGGGAGATTCTAGCGCGGGGAGACCGGCTTTTCAGTAACAAAGTGTCGGCTGCGGCAAAGATTTGTATCTTGTAAGGTTGGGTGGCTGGAGTAGTGGCGAGTTCGGCCTCGGGGAATGGCGGGGGCCGTGGCGGCGCACGCCTCGCTGTGCGCGGGGGGACGGATGAAGGCGCCCGTCGCCACATACGCCTTAACGCCTTTCCCCACAGGCGCCTTAACACCTTTCCCTACACACACCCTTGGACCTTTGCCCACATACACCTTCCCCGACATACACCTGTCAGTGCAAGGCGATAGAATCCTGTGCATGCTAGAAGAATCGGGAAAACCGCTTCGGGGGAAGACCGCGCTGATTACAGGGGCGGCCAAGCGACTGGGACGGGCGTCGGCGCTGGCGCTCGCGCGGGCGGGGGCGGATGTAGCCATTACTTTCAACCACTCGGCGCGCGAGGCGCGGGAGACTGTGGTGGATTTGGCGGGGTGCGGGGTGCGGGCGTTCGCGCTGCGCTGCGATATAACCGATGAGGCCAGCGTTCGGTCGATGATCCGGGAGGCGGGCCGCGAATTGGGACGCATCGATATTCTGGTCAACAATGCCGCGAACTACGAGACTGTGGAGTTCGAGAAGTTGACGGTGCGGCAATGGGACGCCATGTTCGCGTCGAATACCCGGGGGCCGTTTCTGGTATCGCGGGAAGCGCTGAAGTGGATGCGGCGGAAGCGGGGAAAGAAGGCGGAGCACACCGAAGTGCCGGTCGAAGGAAAGATCATTAACATGGGATCGCTGGGCGGGCTGCGGCCGTGGGCTACGCATGCGCACTATTGTTCGTCGAAAGCGGCGCTGCACATGCTAACAAAAGTTATGGCGAAAGCGCTGGCGCCGGAGATTGCGGTGAACGCCGTGGCTCCGGGGATGATCGACTTGGGTGAGAAGGCCGCGGCGGCTTTCATGCGTCGCATGGCCAAGGAGACGCCGATGCAGCGCAATGGTCGCGGCGATGAGATCGCGCAGGCGGTCCTGTTCTTCGCTACAGCGCCGCAGTTTATTACCGGGCAGATTCTGGCTGTCGACGGGGGAATCGGGCTGTGATGTCCGTTAGGCCTCGGCTAAAGTCGGATCGATGACGAGCTTGATCTCAGAGACTCGGTTCGCGGGAAAGCCGCCTTGCTTGGCGTGTTCGCGCACCATTTCTTCGTGGGGCGCGATATACACGCAATAAATCTTGTCGCCCCTGACGTAGCTGTGAAGCCATTGAATCTGCGGCCCGGGGTTGTTCAGCACGCTCCACGATCTTTGCGATATGGCAAGGACCTGGTCCGGCGTTACGCCGCCAACTCAGGGGATGTCGCGTTCAATCATGTATTTGAGCATGTCTTTCTCTGGCTCTAATCGCGTGAGTGAGGCGCGAGAGTCGAGCCTCGCAGCCGTGGGACCGGCACAGATTCTAGACGATGATTCGGTAAATAGCCATTGCTCTATGGGCGCGGTATATTGGGGCGAATGAAGAAAACGAAAACAAGTTCTTCTGGACAGGCCGTCTCGGGCAAAAAAATCGGCGCCGAAACCGCCGCATTGAATCCTCCGCGGGTGGCCGTGGCAATTATGGCTGCGGGTAAGGGAACCCGGCTCAAATCGCAACTTCCTAAAGTATTACATGAGGTGGGCGGGAAGCCGCTGCTGGAGCATGTGGTCCGGGCGGCGGCTCGGATCGTCCCGCCGAACGATGTCTACGCCAT
Above is a window of Candidatus Sulfotelmatobacter sp. DNA encoding:
- a CDS encoding PQQ-binding-like beta-propeller repeat protein — translated: MNLSRLKIWACAASLIAASTLSAHAQGNGFNTPGNVLISDQYNNRLIEVNPDNHAVVWTFGDGSSVAGPHSVVGVNDAQRIGAITLIAGTGVPAGAEPTCPNGCPDNRVMLVNPKGIIVWQYGKAGVTGSGPDELNAPVQNTYLPNHHILITDQGNARVIEVTPDKQIVWQYGQTGVTGAGPDQLNNPNSAELLGNGNILIADESNNRVIEVNRKKQIVWKYGCASCSELNAAAFASRLPDGSTLITDGGNNRILDVDSSGKILWTYYTNARSGSVSNPAPSRAVQLKNGNILISDQNNMQVIEIDSAQNIVWSQGIIAVAGNGFNMLNGPYDAKVIGDYTGLTPPVLRGRER
- a CDS encoding alpha/beta hydrolase-fold protein; protein product: MKEQGRNHVDRKLSESDGTPDKPATGVSGEFVTEAFEYGGGRLVTVYVPPEPPKAIVFAGDGQRIAKWGRLLEKADVPSTMIVGVHGLIDEMPRIHEYSPGFEPERFAAHEKFFVEDVRRWTELRFGVALPAERTAVFGVSAGGELALALGLRHPDLYGVVFCASPGGGYKPTGVMPSPLPRTYLVAGTQEPFFLENARRWADALRDAGADVVMNERAGSHGGAFWREEFPLMVAWAFGR
- a CDS encoding carboxypeptidase-like regulatory domain-containing protein; protein product: MRKSWVIGAVLAMLAMSGMAMGQKDKDEEATSFIYFLVVKDDSGKPVRNAAVIMHPVNDKGKQSRGGMELKTDAEGKASFDGIPLGMLRVQVLAHGFQTFGEDYDVEKAKTEITVKLKRPQDQFTVYGEGAKDQNSPAKPDAPPPDPNKKPN
- a CDS encoding EVE domain-containing protein — encoded protein: MDYLLKTEPSTYSFADLQREKTTIWDGVSNPVALKNLRGMKPGERLVIYHTGDEKSAVGTATVVSVDASDAKKNPQVKIKVGKANAKPVTLAEAKANQLFAESPLARQGRLSVVPLNEAQFRFLTGE
- a CDS encoding SDR family oxidoreductase yields the protein MLEESGKPLRGKTALITGAAKRLGRASALALARAGADVAITFNHSAREARETVVDLAGCGVRAFALRCDITDEASVRSMIREAGRELGRIDILVNNAANYETVEFEKLTVRQWDAMFASNTRGPFLVSREALKWMRRKRGKKAEHTEVPVEGKIINMGSLGGLRPWATHAHYCSSKAALHMLTKVMAKALAPEIAVNAVAPGMIDLGEKAAAAFMRRMAKETPMQRNGRGDEIAQAVLFFATAPQFITGQILAVDGGIGL
- a CDS encoding DUF6249 domain-containing protein; its protein translation is MIPKSPKQRLALVWKHPLSPELARNGTFRPNQPYVSMNAAIEALKPISASPAPSATEGRTTMDGITGLAAIVMIFGMPTAVLGMYTFYRVRKLRTEERLAAMQRGVAVPMEPDLSQAAHSRRAGILLIAGAVGFMLTFSIIARVEPDAQIVAAFGAIPFTLGLGYLLDSNLIRREARAS
- a CDS encoding glutaredoxin family protein; translation: MSDSRTVVVYSRKGCHLCEVVKESLSKLSRRGGFTWQEIDVDADHDLRRQYTDEVPVIFIDGRKAFKYHMDEQEFLRRLAS
- a CDS encoding AMP-binding protein, whose amino-acid sequence is MLRTQLYADPHDLFLHELVLESCRRNAPKTALVDSSCARRLTYAEYGELVESVARSLVHLGVRPGDVIAIFLANSWEFCVTFHAAQLAGAIPTLLNPTYREREVRYQLENSGAILLITDGCFIQGINLADLPKLQRVYTTRQGAPGAEPFANLLRPTTAAFSKPGQPSDITLAALPYSSGTTGLPKGVMLSHYNLVANVYQFVGPNASHLNGNDHILCCLPLYHIYGLNVILNPALILGATLVLVPRFSVPLLTKILIDEAITMMPLVPPAMNALCQAAEAAEFPRDHKVRWAKSGAAPLAPELARRFTALTGILVCQGYGMTEASPVTHVGFLEPELYHPDSIGHPLAETDCRVLTQADIDLSDTPDDLIEAASGQPGELVMRGPQFMLGYWNEPQATAAVLRDGWYWSGDVVTRDLKGFYRVVDRCKEMIKYKGFAVAPAEVEAVLLEHPAVKECGVIGRPDNAAGEVPMAFVALRHGFVEQQKLKDELCAFVADRLAHYKQPREVRFVDSVPKTASGKILRRELRKSIG
- a CDS encoding PHB depolymerase family esterase, which translates into the protein MKIGKWNGNFSKAAVCLLLPLACASLGPLLCQSLWAQTTKEKIMVDDVERGYVIRLPKGYEAQQHYPVVILLHGLNQDADDIQRLTRFDELADKDGVITVYPFALHGRWNVGVRPTAQQRPMGMGPRRRGYGYPGGGGYPGGGGGYPGGGYPGSGGQRRGEEPNEQRQPTPTDDIGFFNQLLDEVGKKFSADPARIYVAGLSDGGFMSMRLGCALGDRFAAVAAVGAAMPKTMICVPTRPVPMLMINGTSDPVVRYDGGTEKNRSLSTISVEDSAKAWAKIDRCQEKPEKSKLPPKAKGGMETKVDTYNGCQQNAQVVLYSVKGAGNTWPGGEQYEAENTIGKTSQDLNANEVIWSFFATRKLPEAEKK